gcagagaagccaggattagaactagGCTCTGTGACACAGGATACAGCTGGTGCTGCCGGGGTGGTGGCTTGACCCCAGCGCCAATGCCTGTGGGGAAATCAGGCACACGAggtaattcaaagatggcgctGAAAGGAAGtgaggtgggcggaatccaatgTTGTTTACCACTGaagctaattggctgcgcaacatcaggggaagtgacgacaactgatgaagggtgtatagacatatggctagtcctataaaaaATCGCCCGgtaaaatgatcttttaagtgattggttggtccttctgccctgccccaatgacgctgcagttttgtgctttaaaaggctctgCTATGTGCGAAATAAACGAGTCCCTGcttgacttggctccctgctgcgtctgagTGTCTCTGGGTTCTCAAGGCTGGgaaacgggcgagcggcgcacttacctttcctcgggcccagtccatcctcgtatgggtggactaagaccctgcaaatgCCCACCCCGACCCAGGCAGTTCTACTTTGTCCATCTGCCCCTCCAGCTTTGCAGGGCCAAGAACAGAGCCCGGCACGTGCCAGGTGCAGGGACATTCCGCAGAGGAACGAAGTGCCCACTGGAGCCCAGCCTGTGAACAGCCATCTCTGCCGCCGCCACCCAATGCCAGAGACCAGCCGGGACCGCCCAAGCCTGCACAGAGCCGTGAGGTGATCTAGGAGGAACTGGTGAGGAACCGGTCAAGGACCACAGGATGGAGGCAATGGTCCTGAGACGTCACAGAAAAGCACATGGCTGGGGCCTGTGGCTGCCCGTCTTGGTCCTgacctcttgggccatcttaggAGGCTCTGACTTCTGGGGGATGTCACTGCCTGTCACTTAGGAAGGTTTCCTAGAGCCAGGTGAGATGTAGGTGGACGAAGATTCTGGAACAATGTCTCATTCCCCAGGCACTCGAAGCCTGCCAGGCACGATCAGGGCGCGGGACAGGTGACAGGAGACTGGCACACGTGGCCCGAGCCTGACGCGTCCAGGCCTCGCTCGCTCAGCTTCAGGTCCACAGGGCCTCTCATGCTCGGCCTTGGTCACAGACGCCCTCTGCTCTGCCGTTACCCCGGAGTCGGGGCGGACGCCTGGCctagggttgggggtggggcagttATGTCAGGAACTTCCCCAAGCTGAAGGCGGCAGAGGTGCAGACAAAAGCCCAGGTGGAGTCGGGAAAGCTGgttctgaatcccagctctgctgctcggTAGCTGGATAATCACGGCCAACCTCAACTCCTCCGAGCCTCAGTGTGCTCGTCCATAGAATGGGGGTGACCACAGCGTCTTCTTCCCTGGGTGGCTGCGAGCCAGACCATTCCTGCGTGCTGAGCTCAGTACTATCTTCCAGAGAGAGCGCGGCAGGTGTCAGACCGCGTTGCTGCTGTTGTAAAATACAGAGCGGAGGGCAGGCACCCCCTAGCCACCTGCTCAGGCTGGCTGGAGACCTCCAAGGTTATCAGAATCCCGAGGCAATTGAATTTGCCAGTAATTAAGGGGCTAGAAATACAGTCTTTCTCCTCTGGGTTTCAGGAGGATGGGAGCTCAAGGAAAACCAGCCCAAATGAGACTTCTCGGTGGCCACGGGAATTACTCTACAGAGGGGCTGTCTGGGCTGCACGTGTGACTCCGGCAGAGGAGGGGACGGGACCCCAAAGCCGCGAAATCCCCCAGTTTATAATTAACAGACACACACTTGCTCTGCCCGCTGCCTGGCTCACTGGGGAGGGGCACTGCAGTCACAGAAAAATAACCCCCCAGTGGGTTTTTGATGTGCGGagcctctttgtttttctgaattttaatgaagGGCTTCCCAGGCGGAAGGAGAGAAGCACTCGGTGCTCTGGCGCTCCCCGTGGCCGTGGCCAAGGAGTGGCCTCCGTGAGCGGCCACAGGCCCGATGCAGAGCGAAAGGTCCCTGGCCTCGGACGAGCCGactcagggagaaagagaaaaacaaaaacagaagctgtctctgcttgGGGAGAGGCGTGGGCTCCGCTCCTGCTCTCAGTGCAATCTGGGGCCGGGGGTGATGgtgcctgggggagcagtggcAGCCGCATGGCTGCAAGGCTGAGCTCCTGAGAACCCGTGAGGACAGGGAGGCCACACGCCCCGAGGGAAGGCCTCTGGGGAAGTCTCTGCAGCTGCCCCGCTTCCCGCAGAGCCAGCAACGAGGCCCTGGACGCTGCAGCAGGAGGGCACCAAGGCACAGgtgcaggcagaggtggggaaggggccGGCTCTGACCTGGTCTCACCGCACACACTTCTTGGAACAGGAAGGCGGCAGCACGGCGAGGGTCATGGTCAGAAAGGAAACTTCCAGGCCCTTCCAGGACCCCTGCAGGCAGCGTGGGCAGCTGTGGGCAGCCTCTCCCCGCCCTCCTCCAGGTGCTGGGACCTCCTGAGCCATGCACActgccagcaggtgcacctgttCCTCCCCTCCTGGATCTACTTTCCCCCGATGCTGGGGCAGCAACATGTTGTGCTCAGAGCTGCCATCAGACTGCTCCCAAGTCGCCccctccactgggatctccccaAGAGGATGCTGCAAAGGATCAGAGGATGCGGCCACAGAATAGCCATTTATTGCAACTGAGAGATCCAGTGGGGTctactgaaaataaatatttttgttacaaAATATCCATATAAAAACCCTAAGCTGCTTGCAAGCTCCCTTAGTTTTTCAGCTTATTGCATTTTGGTTAATTTGTTTCAAATCCAAAGCAGAGGCCTGGGTCAGGTGAGCCTGGCCCCGCCCGCAGGCTCCtccttctccacctgcagcagctcCCACTCGGTGAGGAGCTCCGACGACACCTCGGTGTACAGgtggtcccagtcccagctgacgTCATCCTGCCAACAGGGTGTCCCCGGGTAAGGCCGGCCAAGCCTTTCcccatgctgtggccagcgtccACCCCAATCTGCGCGCGTGGGGAGGCCcggggcatcctgggaggcagcggctctgggctgggaggggggaggaggcgTGGCGGCTACCGTACCTCGCGGACCTCGTGCTCGGGCGAGAGCACTTTGCTGAGGAGCTTCAGGTCGATCTCGCCGTCCTGCGAACGTGAGGGCAGtgaggggccaggctgggcccgcggggggctgggccagccaggcagAGCCAGCTTGTGTGGCAGCCCCTTCCCCGCTCCCAACACACGGAGAGCGGCAGGAATGCCTCCCTAACAGAGTCAGAACCCCAGGGGACCACGCGGCCGCTGgggagtgggcggggcagggccacAGGGGCCTGCTGTGCCATCAGCTGCCACGTGGTTGGCCACGATCTCAGCCACGGCAGCAACTCAGATGCAGAAGGGTCAGGGATGCCGTGAGACACCCATGGACGGGGCTTCCTGCACGGGTTCTGTCGCCAGGCAGCCCCTGGGGTCCCTGGTGGGTGCTGCTGGGACCCCACCCCTCCAGGTGAGCCCACTCACCAAGTTCTGGAAGGCCGAGTACTTCATGAGGTCATTGTCCAGGTCGCGGTAGGTCATCACCCGGTTTACCTGGATGctgaaggaaagacagagtgCGAGGAGGCCCCGGAGGAGGCCAGACTGGCTCGGACTGGACCGGTCCCAGGGCCTGGTAGGCAGCCAGAGACGACCAGAGTGGGAACAAAACGCTGGGACATGGCAGGAGCCCTGGCATGGCCGATGCCCATCACGGggcggcgggggcaggggcagcccagGGCGGGGACTGAGTcacacattttccatttcttgtcAACTTCGCACCCGCTCTGACGTACCTGGgaggagctgccacctgcagaacaAAGTCTTCTTCCTGGACTTCTTCCAGATCCGGGATAATCGGGGTGTCTGCAAGGAGAGTGGTGCTGATGTGTGTGCGGCGTGCACGGGGCAGGCAGCGTGCACGGGGCTCCGGCCGCCTCTTCCTTCTGCTACGCCCACCAACACCTGGCccgggggctggaggtgggggtgcGCTGGGCCCTGGGACACAGTCTCAGGCCACCAGGGGTTCTCAGCCCAGGGCTGTGGTTCTGAACCGGGGGTGTGCAGAACTGAGGGTGGGTCTTCCATGGCTGCTGGAGCCCAGGCCTGACCCAGGGTGGGGCTCAGCGATCTGCATCTGTATTTCTCCCTAAGAtcgtattatttttatttttcatttgatctgaaaggcagatggggccagcattgtggcatagtaagctaagcctctgcctgcagagctggtatcccatgtgggtgctggttcctgtcccaattgctcttttcccaatccagctccctgctaatggcctgggaaagcagcagaaaatggcccaagtccttgggcccctgcacccatgtgggagacctggaagaaacttctggctcctggcttcggatcggctcagctctagccattgaggccatttggggaatgaaccagcagatgaaagacctctctctctctctctctctctccttctctgtgtttgtaactctgtctctcaaataaataaatctttaaaaaaaaaaaagacaggcagagagagagagacagagaaatcttccatcttctggttcatgtcccaaatgcctacaacagccaggactgggccaggtcaaagccagggggaCAAaacccacgtctcccatgtgggtggcaggaacccaagtacttgagccatcaccactgcctcccagggtgcacactggcaggaagttggaatcaagagcagggctgggacttgaacctggtgctccaacatgggatgtgggcttcctaagCAAAGTGTCTCAACCggtatgccaaacacctgccctgatttCCCTGAGACTTCTTGGGTGATGCGTCGGGTTAGGAGCTCTCGGAGTGGATCAATGGAAAGAAACAAGAAGAGACCCCAGGCAGCACTTGGGGAGGGGCTTGTGGGAAAGAAGGGATGCTCCTGAACGATCCTGGCACAAGCCAGAGGCAGGGTGACTGAGGACGCCCAGTGTCACCGAGTGAGCATCGCTACGAGTGCCACTTGCTCACGGAGTGGAGCTACAGGAGCAGCAGCTCCACCGAGCAGCTGCCAGTGCCCCCTGTTAGCATGTCAAGGTCATTCTCCACCTGACACCGTAACCTGGCTCCCCAGCCTTGCGGCGTGGCCAGGGTCCGCACTTGCCAGGCCTAATAAGGGGCGTAAGTAACGCCAGTGCCGAAGACACCCCTCCTCCTGCCCGCTCTCTGAGGCTGTCCTTCCCTATGCTCCTCGGACAGGGTTACAGACGCAGGAGCAGGCAGCGGGCCATTTCTTTCATCAGTCCGACAAAACCAGGAAATCTCACACCACCGAGCTGTGGCTCCCGGCTGAAGGTCCCCAAATTGTGCCTCTCCTCGTGGGGACAATCTAACACCTGGAGAAACACTTTGTTCTCCAAACTGGTATCACTGGGTGGGGTAGGGTTTTAAGccaaagtttaaagaaaaaagaatgagtgagtgagagagagagagagagaaggagggagggagagggagagcgagagagatgggGCAGGGGAAGAGGCCAAGTGGGGCTAGGCCAGCCTGGAATCCCCAAGTCAGCTGCGAGCATGGAAAGAAGGGAAAATGCGGCCGGGCAGCCCCTCGCCGCTCCCAGGCCGTGCACCGCTCTCGCCCAGCCAGGCCGGCACACATCACGGTCAGCCCCAAGCTGGGAGCTGCAGATCTCTGTGACCACTGCCGACCGCAGAGCCACAGATGACCTGGAAAacgagagacagagcagagaacagacagagggaggaagaatgtGGCTGAGAGGGGACATACACAGAGACACCCCAGCACCCCAGAACACTGAGCCGCACCTGACAGGTGCCCGCCTCCATGAAGGCGCTGCTGGGGGCTCAGACTGCATTCCCCAGTCCTGCTGCAGAGATTCTGTGTCCTATGTAACACAAAGTCAGCTGGCTTTGTCACTCCTGCTCGAGTGGCTGATAGAGTCCTTTGTGCGGGCTGCTGACAACACTGTGCCCTgagcccagggccagccaggctcccaggccctgcagtgggggtggggagctggctgTGCCACACGCCATCGGCACGGTGACAGTTGCGGAGCCAGCCAGTGAGCTGCTCCCGGCTCCTCGCGGTGCGGAGTGCAGCCTGAGATGAATATTCAGAAGTTGCTAAGGAAATGCCCCATGCTGAGTATCGGGCTCAGGACGGGCTCCTTGCAAACTCCCCTTTCCCTCCACAACTTTAGCATTTGGGTCCTGTCAACCCTGCCCAGCCTCTCCGAGCGCCGAGGAGCTGCACTTCGGCCCGACGGCCCCTCTCGCCCCCACGGGCTTCCCTCTCGGTCCCCATGCCCCTCCTCCAAATGTGCACAAAAGAGTGTGGGGCCGGCCCATCTGTGACAGATCGGAGGTCAGCTCGGGCCCTGGCAAAGGGGCCGCTCAGAGCGGCACTGGTGGGGCTGGCCACACAGTGGGACTTCTCTCTAATTGGAAGCCTGGTGGCCGGCAGGACCCGGTGAACCGCCTGAGTGGGACGGCGCCAGCGATGACAGCCAGGCCAAGGCAAGCTGGAACGTGGCGGTGCGGTGACAGCTTGCGCCATCACAGCAGTGGCAGCCCGTCCAACTCCCGGCTCGCACTGGAACAGGTGGCCGGGGAGCCGGATTGGGGCAAACTTCAAAGAACTTCACGATTCCAGTTTCTGACGCACAGTCACAGACAAGGGCTTGCTTGTGTGGACAGAGTAGGTTTTGGGgaattttttctgcttttctttttctcctggcctcctccccatcctctttttttttttttttttgacaggcagagtggatagtgagagagagagacagagagaaaggtcttcctttttgccgttggttcaccctccaatggccgctgcggccggcgcatctcgctgatccgaagccaggagccaggtgcttctcctggtctcccatgcgggtgcagggaccaaggacttgggccatcctccactgccttcccgggccatagcagagagctggcctggaagaggggcaaccgggatagaatccggcaccccaaccgggactagaacccggtgtgccggcactgcaaggcggaggattagcctgttaagccatggcgccggcccccatcctctctctttcacataTACCACAGGAGTAAGcctaggaaaaagaaaacagacctgAGAAAGCCGCCTCCTCCCCCGTGACCTACAGGCAGCCCCGCGGTGTGTGATGCGGACTGGGGGCCGGTCTGATGGCTACCGCGCAAGGCTCAGGACAGGCAAGAGGGATCCAGGGTCAGCTCCAGTCCGGCTGGAAAGCTTCTGCCATCTTCGAAAATCTGACCGCGAGGTTCACTTGCCTCCCCTCGCCCTCCTCCACGACCACTCAGAAAATCGCTAAGGACAGCAGGGTGAGGCAGCTCGGCCGGCGTCGCACCCCGGCTCTGCCACATCCCCCGTGTGACTGATCCTCTCCCTCTGTGAGACGGGGAGTGTGATCACGGCTGCTTGAAGCACACAATGCAATCATCCTCACCAAACAAAGCGCGAGCCCTGTGCCCGGTGCACAGAAAATACTCGTGAACTCTTCTCATTCGCTTCACCAAGGCTGCAATACGAGCACACAGAGGAACGTGGGGCTCTCACCTTCACTCTCCCATTCGGTCCCGCCCAGGGATCAGCATTTCTCAGAGGCAACATGGGAGCTAAGTGAGGGCAAGCAGGTGTTGCCAGGTGAAACCATCGAAGACAGCGAGAGCCCGGCTTCCAACTCCACCCCGcgtggctgcagccctgggcccctccacccccaaccccacgCTGCCTTCCCAACGTGACCGCCTTCAGGGATGATCCTCGACGTAACCGCCtccctgtgggacacctgctACTCTGTGACTGTGTCCTCTGTTCCCAAAACAAGCTGGGGCCCGTCCCCCACCGTTTGTTCCCTGCCTTCCCTACAGGCACAGTGCAGGCCTATCTGAGCACCCCGGAAACGCTATCCCACCCCAAGGAGAAGGAGGTGGCTGGGCTCCCTGGATAGCCCCGTAAGAAGGGAAGGCGCAGGCAGCACAGCAGTGAGCTGCCAGTGTCCTGGGCACCGGTGTCCTCACTTCTGCCCCCCCACCCTCCGTGCCAACTGTCTCTTAGGCTCCACAAGCTGGGCCCTGGTAGCCACGCCTGGGGGGTGAAGGGGGACTCCACATGTCTGCTTGTTCGCTCATTCCTTCACTCACCCATCCAAGGATGCCTGACTGAGCTCCTTCTGGGAGAAAGACGCCGTGGCAGGTGATCCAAGCCCCAGCGACAAACCAAACACACGTGGCCCACATCGCCACGGTGCATCAGGCTGCTGGAGGGCTTGCACGCAAATCACCGGGCTGCTTCCCAGTGAGAGCGTGCACTGCTTCCCAGTGAGAGTGGCACCGGACAGCAGATGAACCGGACTCCGTGGCGGAACACCACAGGGAGACCCGACTGCTTCACCCTCCGGGAGCAAAAGGGACAGCAAGTGTGAGAACAAATGCAAAAGCTACAGAGGACGGTAAAATGAGAGCCGGGCCTGCCCTGTGTGAGACCCAGTCGTCTCCCTAGAGGTGATCACGGCTGGCGATGTCTTACGGACGGAGTGGAAAGAACTGACCTGGAGCGTGTGTGGCACACGCGGTGTGGGAAGACACCTGCACACAGCATCGCTCTCGGGTGCACCTTGGTCCACAGTTCATTGTAAGTCAGCACCCAGTGCTCTAAGGCACGGGTGTCCCACCAAGTGCTTAACCCAGCCCAGAGAGGACCCCACTCAGAGTGTGGGGCACAGGGTAAGGCATGGGGGGGCACAGAACAGCTGCGAGGCGAAGGTGGGGCAGGATTCGGCCAGGTGGGCAACAGCAAAGGCACAGGAGGTGAGAAGTCACTTGCCACGCCACAGCAGGCCAGTgtgcctggggtgcagagcccaggggaGCGCCCAGTGCCGGGCGAGGACGGGCCCGCATCAATCAGCTGTGTGCTCTACGCCAGGCCCCTTCAGGGGAAATCGAAGACAGAGCATGGCACCGTGGCAGAGGGAAGCTCCGGACACAGGAAGTAGCAATAAATCAGGAGGCGACGGCCCACGCACGCCCTTGTTGGTGAATCACCTCCGGATGGGACTGGCAGGACTGAGAGCTtcccacagcccccaggtgcaCGGCGCCACCTGGTGGGAGCACGTGAAATCTGCCCCGAGACGGTGGCCAGCTGAAGCAGACGCAGCCCAGTGATGCCGCCGCCCAGGCACTGGCCACGGAAAGGCTGGCTGGAGAGGAACCGAATCTGGACACTGTGCAAACCCGAAGGGCCCAGGCCAAAGAGCCACGCTGGTCTCCGCCTTGCTCCTCAAGCTGCCGGGTGGGGGCGTCCCCAAGAACCACCAAGTGGGATCTCTGGACACCTCCTGGATCTGATGACGTCACACACAGCCAAGGCCTCGCCTCGCTGAGAGCAATGGACCTGAGCCGTGGGGACAAAGTTACGGAGGAGGAGTGCTTCACCCTGGCCTCTTCGCCCATCTGCCTCCCACTCCGGAAGCACCCGACAGAGGCTCGTCCGTGCACACCAACAGCAGGAAGCACTCGTGGCCAAAAGAGAGATTGTCAAATGGGAAACTCATTTTGACATGAGCACTCTCAGTAGCCGCCACCCAACATCGATCCAACAAACCAAATGCCAGGTGAGGCCACGGATGTAAATACGCAGTGCCTACAGAAGCACTGGAAACCTGCAGCTACACCAATCCATCAGTGACAACCCATTTCACAGACGCCCTGAGATGCCGCATTGCACGCACACGAGCCCGGGAACCACCTGGCAAAGCCCCAGAGGGAGGCAGTTCGGCCCCGCTGCTGGCAGTGAAATGCTTGTCTGTCTCCTTCCAGTGCAGCTGGCCCCAAGCCTCTGTGACGCATCTGTGACAGTCTGCACCCAGACCCAGCGCTGCTGGCTTCTCGGGGGACCGCCAGAACAGGAAGCGCTCTCCTAGACTGGACAGGGCGATGAGGACACACCGAGCCCCACCAGGCCCTTCACCTGCATCACAACAACCCAAGTGCTGCCAGGAGACATCAAAGGCGGTACCCCAGACTGGCCCTGGGTCCCCTCCAAGCAGGGACTCCACCCCTCACCGCCAGTCCCTTTAGCTTCTACTCTGTGCTGATTTTCTTGGTCGGTTTCTATGGAGTCGTAAGCACCCCAGCAGCTTCTCATTTTGGTAAATGACACAAGGGGTTCGCTCCCCTTCCCAGGTTCCCCAGGGAGTTTGCTGATGACACCCCCCACCTCCCGGAAGCAAATGCCTGCTTCTTTCCCACCCAGTCCTCTGGCTACTGAGCTGCTAGGTACCCATATCCACCATTCACAGCCAAGTTTAACAACCTCTCCACAGGGAAGGATCTGGACACAGCACTGcaggagccccacccccccacccctggccgCAGGAACCGTCTAGACAAACCCCGAATACTGTGCCCCAAGTCCACAGAGCTCGTAAGCGGGAGACACAACCACCGCCGTGTTTTCGGGAGCTGGCAACTTCAAACCACCGagcattatcatt
The DNA window shown above is from Lepus europaeus isolate LE1 chromosome 22, mLepTim1.pri, whole genome shotgun sequence and carries:
- the IFT43 gene encoding intraflagellar transport protein 43 homolog isoform X1 translates to MEDTLDFDEERFRGAVTSVAKLGRRAQLEPSQAENHFGGKNSSLTLNREEPPPKPPRRHGGWADDSSKPSTGSQRLRQQSPDGSDDGGDTPIIPDLEEVQEEDFVLQVAAPPSIQVNRVMTYRDLDNDLMKYSAFQNLDGEIDLKLLSKVLSPEHEVREDDVSWDWDHLYTEVSSELLTEWELLQVEKEEPAGGARLT